From Lolium perenne isolate Kyuss_39 chromosome 5, Kyuss_2.0, whole genome shotgun sequence, a single genomic window includes:
- the LOC139831442 gene encoding uncharacterized protein: MVHKRAVRHAAYPHGTYGPMLQRHQERIANLNNMYNCNDVEAIQMLRMRRAPFYALVKTFRERGLLTNSIHTSVEEQVAMFFHVVGHNQRFRVIHNTFRRSTETISRYFQQVLYAIGELRGEMIKPASMNTPTKIKNNYMWSPYFRVSTKSCSFYLSDVCYCQKHDCVLIFLQDCIGAIDGTHVTANVPRSMSAAFSGRKHYTSQNMLADVDFDMRFTYVLAGWEGLAHDASILAGSLSRPDGLQIPDGKFYLGDGGYACQHGILPPFRKTRYHLNEFSAPTSECERVVQSQTLKLRVTIESAFDALKNRFKVLDQKPFHTFDTQVKLVLACCILHNWILARLG; the protein is encoded by the coding sequence ATGGTGCACAAAAGAGCAGTTAGGCATGCTGCTTATCCTCATGGGACTTACGGACCTATGTTACAAAGACATCAGGAGAGGATTGCCAACCTAAACAACATGTACAACTGCAACGACGTAGAGGCCATCCAGATGCTACGGATGAGAAGAGCCCCTTTCTATGCACTTGTGAAAACATTCAGGGAAAGAGGACTGCTGACTAATAGCATCCACACATCTGTCGAAGAACAAGTCGCAATGTTTTTTCATGTCGTCGGTCATAACCAGAGATTCAGAGTCATCCATAACACATTCAGGCGATCCACAGAGACTATCTCTCGGTACTTCCAGCAGGTGTTGTACGCAATTGGGGAGCTCAGAGGTGAAATGATCAAGCCAGCATCAATGAACACACCAACCAAGATCAAGAACAACTACATGTGGTCCCCCTATTTCAGGGTGAGTACAAAATCATGTTCCTTCTACCTATCAGATGTGTGCTACTGTCAGAAACATGATTGTGTGCTAATCTTTTTACAAGATTGCATTGGGGCTATTGATGGTACTCATGTCACTGCAAATGTACCAAGATCAATGTCTGCAGCATTCAGCGGGAGGAAGCACTACACCAGCCAGAACATGCTAGCAGATGTGGATTTCGATATGAGGTTCACCTACGTGCTTGCTGGGTGGGAGGGTTTAGCTCATGATGCCAGCATCCTGGCCGGCAGCTTGTCAAGGCCTGATGGGTTGCAAATCCCTGACGGTAAGTTCTACCTTGGAGATGGTGGATATGCATGCCAACATGGAATTCTACCTCCCTTCAGAAAAACAAGGTACCACCTCAACGAGTTCTCTGCACCGACCTCTGAATGCGAGAGAGTTGTTCAATCTCAGACACTCAAGCTTCGAGTCACCATTGAGAGTGCCTTTGATGCATTGAAGAACAGGTTCAAGGTCCTTGATCAGAAACCGTTCCACACGTTTGACACTCAGGTAAAGCTGGTCCTTGCTTGCTGCATTCTTCACAACTGGATCCTAGCTAGGCTGGGGTGA